One segment of Cucurbita pepo subsp. pepo cultivar mu-cu-16 unplaced genomic scaffold, ASM280686v2 Cp4.1_scaffold000451, whole genome shotgun sequence DNA contains the following:
- the LOC111785329 gene encoding ethylene-responsive transcription factor ERF026-like, with translation MASLTSSSASSSSTKKHPLYRGIRCRGGKWVSEIREPRKTTRIWLGTFPTPEMAATAYDVAALALRGDQAILNFPSSVASYPVPVSTSPLDIRNAAAAAAANALNKVETCRTNIEDSGNTASFVDEEEIFGMPSLLADMAEGMMVSPPRMNSPPLSDDNSDGAECLWNYFL, from the coding sequence ATGGCTTCTTTGACTTCCTCTTCTGCCTCATCTTCATCGACCAAGAAGCATCCTTTGTACAGAGGAATTCGGTGCAGGGGTGGAAAATGGGTGTCGGAGATCCGGGAGCCACGTAAGACGACACGCATATGGCTCGGTACATTTCCGACACCCGAGATGGCTGCCACAGCTTACGACGTTGCCGCTCTCGCTCTCCGAGGTGATCAAGCCATCCTTAACTTCCCCTCCTCTGTTGCCTCCTATCCTGTTCCTGTCTCCACCTCCCCGCTTGACATACGCAAtgctgccgccgccgccgccgccaatGCGTTGAACAAAGTTGAGACTTGCCGCACTAACATTGAAGATAGTGGTAATACGGCGTCGTTCGTGGATGAGGAGGAGATTTTTGGGATGCCAAGTTTGCTGGCCGACATGGCGGAGGGGATGATGGTGTCGCCGCCAAGAATGAACTCTCCGCCGCTGTCTGATGACAACTCCGATGGAGCGGAATGTTTATGGaactattttttatga
- the LOC111785328 gene encoding sugar transport protein 12-like: MAGGVMVVSETGKNYPGKFTWKVFYTCFIAASGGLIFGYDLGISGGVTSMDSFLSKFFPAVYEKETSTDPSNNQYCKFDSQILTLFTSSLYLAALVSSLVAATVSRKCGRRITMLMGGILFLAGALLNGFAQTVSMLIAGRLLLGFGIGCANQSVPIYLSEMAPYKYRGSLNNLFQLMITIGILIANVLNYAFSLIPGGWGWRLSLGGAMVPAMIIIFGSMTLTDTPSSLIERDRHDEAKELLKKVRGVDDVDAELADLVAARDASKQVKNQWSALFKRKYRPQLAMAIAIPFFQQLTGINVITFYAPVLFKTLGFGNSASLISAMITGTVNCLSTVVSIFLVDKFGRRVLFLEGGTQMFISQVVVTAMIAYKFGIDGVAGELSKEYAGAVVLFICIYTAGFAWSWGPLGWLVPSEIFSLEVRSALQSVNVSVNMIFTFVVAQVFTAMLCHMKFGMFIFFAFFVVVMSIFIYKYLPETKGVPIEEMTLVWQKHPYWGKYIENGEDVEQNETFENDDDRNGRLNSMVESDLEV; encoded by the exons ATGGCGGGTGGAGTTATGGTGGTTTCAGAGACAGGAAAAAATTATCCAGGAAAATTTACCTGGAAAGTGTTTTATACCTGCTTCATTGCAGCCTCTGGCGGGTTAATTTTTGGATATGATTTGGGTATCTCAG GTGGAGTGACCTCCATGGATTCATTCTTATCCAAGTTTTTCCCAGCCGTATACGAAAAAGAAACATCCACAGATCCATCCAATAATCAATACTGTAAATTTGACAGTCAAATTTTGACTCTTTTTACCTCCTCCCTTTATCTGGCGGCTCTCGTCTCCTCCCTGGTGGCCGCCACCGTCAGTCGAAAGTGTGGCCGTCGAATTACGATGCTCATGGGCGGCATTCTGTTTCTCGCCGGTGCTCTTCTCAACGGCTTTGCTCAAACCGTTTCCATGCTCATCGCCGGCCGCTTACTTCTCGGTTTCGGCATTGGTTGCGCTAATCAG TCGGTGCCAATTTATCTATCCGAAATGGCGCCTTATAAATACAGAGGATCTCTCAACAATCTCTTTCAACTCATGATCACAATTGGCATTCTAATAGCCAACGTTCTCAACTACGCCTTCTCGTTGATCCCCGGAGGTTGGGGTTGGAGGCTCAGCCTTGGAGGAGCCATGGTCCCAGCCATGATCATAATTTTCGGCTCCATGACCCTCACCGACACCCCGAGCTCTCTAATCGAGCGTGACCGCCACGACGAGGCCAAGGAGCTTCTCAAGAAAGTTCGAGGAGTCGACGACGTAGACGCCGAGCTAGCCGATTTGGTGGCAGCTAGGGACGCATCAAAGCAAGTGAAGAACCAATGGAGTGCAttgttcaaaagaaaatataggcCACAGCTTGCAATGGCAATAGCCATCCCATTTTTTCAGCAATTGACTGGAATCAATGTCATCACTTTCTATGCTCCTGTTTTGTTTAAAACACTTGGATTTGGAAACTCTGCCTCTTTAATCTCCGCCATGATTACTGGAACAGTCAATTGCCTCTCCACCGTTGTCTCCATTTTTCTTGTTGATAAATTTGGGAGAAGGGTTCTTTTCCTTGAAGGTGGTACTCAAATGTTCATATCTCAAGTTGTGGTTACGGCTATGATCGCTTACAAGTTCGGCATCGACGGGGTCGCCGGGGAATTGTCGAAGGAGTATGCCGGGGCAGTGGTGTTGTTCATATGCATATACACTGCAGGGTTTGCTTGGTCATGGGGGCCTTTGGGATGGTTGGTTCCAAGTGAAATATTTTCTCTAGAGGTTCGATCGGCCCTTCAAAGTGTGAACGTTTCGGTGAATATGATCTTCACTTTTGTGGTTGCTCAAGTGTTCACGGCTATGCTGTGCCACATGAAATTTGGGATGTTCatattttttgctttcttcGTGGTGGTGATGAGCATATTCATATATAAGTATCTGCCGGAGACAAAGGGTGTGCCTATTGAAGAGATGACTCTTGTTTGGCAGAAACATCCGTATTGGGGAAAATAT ATTGAAAATGGTGAGGATGTCGAACAAAATGAGACATTTGAGAATGATGACGACAGAAATGGACGTTTGAATTCAATGGTTGAAAGCGATTTGGAAGTGTGA
- the LOC111785331 gene encoding phosphatidylinositol glycan anchor biosynthesis class U protein-like, whose protein sequence is MAAKEQFEEEEKKRKGNFWIWMVLSVIFRIVMIYFPNLNLSSRPEVSTPLTSIHRLAEGYWLKQSSMSPYAGSMYHGSPLLLSLLGPLTVRRIEGQPDHLLCSFAFVVADVLSALLIRAVGQNLQRAYYRNLRLLKVNLSKNSEFFPAGDIASLVYLWNPFTIVACVGLSTSPIENLAIVLTLYGASKGQVPLAAFGFVVATHLSLYPIILIIPVVLLLGNGLDAPPRKLFLQRSSSRVVVGPSRDSCSQQEEVINQSEVPNGFSLRPVMYFLLWVSLFSVYLLLLCGVSLKQFGGLWEMFRRYGFFI, encoded by the exons ATGGCGGCGAAGGAACAATTcgaagaggaggagaagaaaaggaagggaaACTTTTGGATATGGATGGTATTGTCAGTGATTTTTAGGATCGTTATGATATATTTTCCCAATCTGAATCTGTCCTCTCGCCCCGAAGTCTCCACACCTCTAACCAGCATTCATCGAC TAGCTGAGGGCTATTGGTTAAAGCAGTCGTCAATGTCTCCCTATGCAG GATCTATGTACCATGGCTCTCCTCTGTTACTGTCTCTTCTAGGGCCACTGACTGTCAGAAG AATTGAAGGGCAACCAGACCATCTTTTATGCAG TTTTGCTTTTGTGGTTGCAGATGTTCTGAGTGCATTGCTTATTCGTGCAGTCGGTCAGAATCTTCAGAGGGCATATTATCGGAATTTGAGATTGCTGAAGGTTAACCTATCAAAAAACTCAG AGTTCTTCCCAGCTGGAGATATTGCTTCTCTTGTGTACCTGTGGAATCCTTTCACAATTGTTGCATGTGTGGGTTTGTCCACATCTCCAATCGAAAATCTAGCCATTGTGCTTACGCTCTATGGAGCATCTAAAG GACAAGTTCCATTGGCTGCTTTTGGATTTGTGGTGGCGACTCATCTATCTCTTTATCCTATAATTCTTATAATTCCG GTAGTCCTTCTACTAGGTAATGGCTTAGATGCTCCTCCTAGGAAATTGTTCTTGCAAAGGAGTAGTAGTAGAGTTGTTGTGGGACCTTCACGTGATAGCTGTAGCCAGCAGGAGGAAGTGATCAATCAGTCTGAAGTACCAAATGGTTTCTCATTGAGACCAGTCATGTATTTCTTATTATgggtttctttattttctgtGTATCTGCTGCTTCTCTGTGGCGTATCTCTTAAACAATTTGGTGGACTCTGGGAGATGTTTAGAAGGtatggattttttatttag
- the LOC111785332 gene encoding phosphatidylinositol glycan anchor biosynthesis class U protein-like: MIVLLFIQAVNINVLLHSFAFVVADVLSALLIRAVGQNLQRAYYRNLRLLKVNLSKNSEFFPAGDIASLVYLWNPFTIVACVGLSTSPIENLAIVLTLYGASKGQVPLAAFGFVVATHLSLYPIILIIPVVLLLGNGLDAPPRKLFLQRSSSRVVVGPSRDSCSQQEEVINQSEVPNGFSLRPVMYFLLWVSLFSVYLLLLCGVSLKQFGGLWEMFRRYGFFI, encoded by the exons atgataGTTCTGTTATTTATTCAGGCTGTTAATATAAATGTATTGTTGCATAGTTTTGCTTTTGTGGTTGCAGATGTTCTGAGTGCATTGCTTATTCGTGCAGTCGGTCAGAATCTTCAGAGGGCATATTATCGGAATTTGAGATTGCTGAAGGTTAACCTATCAAAAAACTCAG AGTTCTTCCCAGCTGGAGATATTGCTTCTCTTGTGTACCTGTGGAATCCTTTCACAATTGTTGCATGTGTGGGTTTGTCCACATCTCCAATCGAAAATCTAGCCATTGTGCTTACGCTCTATGGAGCATCTAAAG GACAAGTTCCATTGGCTGCTTTTGGATTTGTGGTGGCGACTCATCTATCTCTTTATCCTATAATTCTTATAATTCCG GTAGTCCTTCTACTAGGTAATGGCTTAGATGCTCCTCCTAGGAAATTGTTCTTGCAAAGGAGTAGTAGTAGAGTTGTTGTGGGACCTTCACGTGATAGCTGTAGCCAGCAGGAGGAAGTGATCAATCAGTCTGAAGTACCAAATGGTTTCTCATTGAGACCAGTCATGTATTTCTTATTATgggtttctttattttctgtGTATCTGCTGCTTCTCTGTGGCGTATCTCTTAAACAATTTGGTGGACTCTGGGAGATGTTTAGAAGGtatggattttttatttag